One part of the Marichromatium purpuratum 984 genome encodes these proteins:
- a CDS encoding sulfite exporter TauE/SafE family protein, translating into MSQPTDDDGTARAFRSRVLRPTEGVFLFHPRAIERLVAKQLGPDGYEGSIPEPSYALMPCADFLHGLETENPEALAVIEGLDLPAEVILLPIPPEQRLDRAGFVRLLRDYWGRRFEAEVARAWQLAGGQVPTRATATLIELIGAGAFAEIREVLGRDGLIPQGVADPLVCRAFVALLVRLHRFAPGTRGFLFPAIADWAALDAWLATLDLAPDDDRLTALLARTRPDRACGEAPRHLPLPTALPYGTGDPGLRVRAPLPPPAPRTPTTPASAPPARAATLHSACLAALHQGSQLPRQRWNQRLRDWLLNTLGPLLAALLALGLRLERRTRGLPAVLMAPYLMLFRHAIRMAQRAELNDRYALTLWQLVNAERLFQRMGQPCAPDAEQIARIIARRIDRARQALGDLIAVRWKLPPGEAQALRALIARLIEEDRHGASCRAARAQLRMLEQVLHEGRATYYRLRPLHWMLSGGRRPLRQILPFQSTLKALHALDTGLARLDGIGWTVAEVERCAAPLRTLSARHSERLQTQLRPHLERILDEAGFTPDDHRQRVAAHKLLCELLDVIEYRRHLRFTDVRDIVARNTLRLPDPGPRELLGGDRLARFDRAAARALPGLYKPGELYIKGLQQLSAPLFGTPGGRLAMRHLLLPFGLAFLGLKTLDLLVGLLAPPESHPELAPLWLVALVAMMVNLGVYTRIGRRFFIALWQGLGTLLRLLLFDGLRRLLRWRPVANLLATRAIRALDHNLLRPLLTGTLALLPLIGLASLVEGLAIEPGAPLFGLAFTLGILINNTPLGRRLVDQTVSALGGFLRRVNQTLVIGLVKALLDFFKEFTRRFQQGLHRIEELLSHHLAESVPELLLKSLLAPLWNLMQSLIQFYVTVLVEPQVNPIKHFPLVTIAHKLLLPFLPAITGVLVALTESVLPKLIAYPFATLTVLLLPGLAGFLVWELKENWKIYAANHPSSGPGLDPGIEPAVVGEHGEHMRAMLRRGIHSGTQPKAFDRLRRVLREQLRDERPAPWRVHEAQRRVHGIERAMQRFCERELAHALRLRSTETGCRLARVETLAPRLATNACALRLALTPATTPPTAVHLGIDITLRDGRLHYRASATGALAQIEPACWRAIAEDIVVFAGRAGAEQVEILLPPG; encoded by the coding sequence GCGCCGACTTCCTCCACGGACTCGAGACCGAGAACCCCGAGGCGCTGGCGGTGATCGAGGGCCTCGACCTGCCCGCCGAGGTGATCCTGCTGCCGATCCCGCCCGAGCAGCGACTCGATCGCGCGGGATTCGTGCGGCTGCTGCGCGACTACTGGGGCCGGCGCTTCGAGGCTGAGGTGGCGCGCGCCTGGCAGCTCGCCGGCGGGCAGGTGCCGACCCGCGCCACCGCCACGCTCATCGAGCTGATCGGTGCTGGCGCCTTCGCCGAGATCCGCGAGGTGCTGGGGCGCGACGGGCTGATCCCCCAGGGCGTCGCCGACCCGCTGGTCTGCCGCGCCTTCGTCGCCCTGCTCGTCCGGCTCCACCGCTTCGCCCCGGGGACGCGCGGCTTCCTGTTCCCGGCGATCGCCGACTGGGCGGCGCTCGATGCCTGGCTCGCGACCCTCGACCTCGCCCCCGACGACGACCGGCTCACGGCGCTGCTCGCGCGCACCCGCCCCGATCGCGCCTGTGGCGAGGCGCCGCGCCACCTGCCATTGCCCACCGCCCTGCCCTATGGCACCGGCGACCCGGGGCTGAGGGTACGCGCCCCGCTGCCACCGCCGGCGCCACGTACCCCGACGACACCGGCCAGCGCGCCGCCCGCCCGCGCCGCCACCTTGCACTCGGCCTGCCTGGCCGCGCTCCATCAGGGCTCGCAGCTGCCCCGACAGCGCTGGAACCAGCGCCTGCGCGACTGGCTGCTCAATACCCTGGGCCCATTGCTCGCTGCGCTGCTCGCCCTCGGACTGCGTCTCGAGCGGCGCACCCGCGGGCTGCCGGCGGTGCTGATGGCCCCCTATCTGATGCTCTTCCGTCATGCCATCCGCATGGCCCAGCGTGCCGAGCTCAACGACCGCTATGCGCTGACACTGTGGCAACTGGTCAACGCCGAGCGGCTGTTCCAGCGCATGGGCCAGCCCTGCGCGCCCGATGCCGAGCAGATTGCCCGGATCATCGCACGCCGCATCGATCGTGCCCGCCAGGCCCTCGGTGACCTCATCGCGGTGCGCTGGAAGCTGCCGCCGGGTGAGGCCCAGGCGCTGCGCGCGCTGATCGCCCGGCTGATCGAGGAGGACCGCCACGGTGCCAGCTGCCGCGCCGCCCGGGCACAGCTGCGGATGCTCGAGCAGGTACTGCATGAGGGGCGTGCCACCTACTACCGGCTGCGCCCCCTGCACTGGATGCTGAGCGGCGGGCGACGACCCTTGCGCCAGATCCTCCCCTTCCAGTCGACGCTGAAGGCGTTGCACGCGCTCGACACCGGGCTGGCGAGACTCGACGGCATCGGCTGGACGGTGGCCGAGGTCGAGCGCTGCGCCGCACCGCTGCGCACCCTCTCGGCGCGTCACAGCGAGCGATTGCAGACCCAGTTGCGCCCCCACCTCGAGCGGATCCTCGATGAGGCCGGCTTCACCCCCGACGACCACCGTCAGCGGGTCGCCGCGCACAAGCTGCTCTGTGAGCTGCTCGATGTCATCGAGTACCGCCGTCACCTGCGTTTCACCGATGTGCGCGACATCGTCGCGCGCAACACCCTGCGCCTGCCCGACCCCGGTCCTCGCGAACTGCTCGGCGGCGATCGTCTGGCGCGCTTCGACCGCGCCGCCGCCCGCGCCCTGCCCGGCCTCTACAAGCCCGGCGAACTCTATATCAAGGGCCTGCAACAGCTCAGTGCGCCGCTCTTCGGCACCCCCGGCGGACGCCTGGCGATGCGCCACCTGCTGCTGCCCTTCGGGCTGGCCTTCCTCGGGCTCAAGACCCTCGACCTGCTCGTCGGCCTGCTCGCACCGCCCGAGAGCCACCCCGAGCTGGCACCGCTGTGGCTGGTCGCCCTGGTGGCAATGATGGTCAACCTCGGCGTCTACACCCGCATTGGCCGGCGGTTCTTCATCGCCCTCTGGCAGGGGCTCGGCACCCTGCTGCGACTGCTGCTGTTCGACGGGTTGCGCCGGTTGCTGCGCTGGCGCCCGGTGGCCAACCTGCTCGCCACCCGCGCCATCCGCGCGCTCGACCACAACCTGCTGCGCCCGCTGCTCACCGGCACCCTGGCGCTGCTGCCGCTGATCGGGCTGGCCAGCCTGGTCGAGGGGCTCGCCATCGAGCCCGGCGCCCCCTTGTTCGGGCTGGCCTTCACCCTCGGCATCCTGATCAACAACACCCCCCTCGGGCGGCGGCTGGTCGATCAGACGGTGAGCGCGCTCGGCGGCTTCCTGCGCCGGGTCAACCAGACCCTGGTGATCGGGTTGGTCAAGGCCCTGCTCGACTTCTTCAAGGAATTCACCCGACGCTTCCAGCAGGGGCTGCACCGCATCGAGGAGCTGCTCAGCCACCATCTCGCCGAGTCCGTGCCCGAGCTGCTGCTCAAGTCGTTGCTGGCGCCGCTGTGGAACCTGATGCAGTCACTGATCCAGTTCTACGTCACCGTGCTGGTCGAGCCCCAGGTCAACCCGATCAAGCACTTCCCGCTGGTCACCATCGCCCACAAACTGCTGCTACCCTTCCTGCCGGCGATCACCGGGGTGCTGGTGGCGCTCACCGAGTCGGTGCTGCCGAAGCTCATCGCCTACCCTTTCGCCACCCTCACCGTGCTGCTGCTACCGGGGCTGGCCGGCTTCCTGGTCTGGGAGCTGAAGGAGAACTGGAAGATCTATGCCGCCAACCACCCGTCCTCGGGACCGGGGCTGGACCCTGGAATCGAGCCGGCGGTGGTCGGCGAGCACGGCGAGCACATGCGCGCGATGCTGCGCCGAGGGATCCACAGCGGCACCCAGCCCAAGGCCTTCGACCGGCTGCGCCGGGTGCTGCGCGAACAGCTCCGCGACGAGCGCCCGGCACCCTGGCGGGTGCACGAGGCCCAGCGTCGGGTTCATGGCATCGAGCGGGCGATGCAGCGTTTCTGCGAGCGTGAACTCGCCCACGCGCTACGCCTGCGCAGCACCGAGACCGGCTGCCGCCTGGCGCGGGTCGAGACCCTGGCGCCACGCCTGGCGACCAATGCCTGCGCGCTCCGACTCGCGCTCACCCCGGCGACGACGCCACCCACCGCGGTGCACCTCGGCATCGACATCACGCTGCGCGACGGTCGGTTGCACTACCGCGCCAGCGCCACCGGCGCGCTCGCACAGATCGAGCCGGCGTGCTGGCGCGCCATCGCCGAGGACATCGTGGTCTTCGCCGGGCGGGCCGGGGCCGAACAGGTGGAGATCCTGCTGCCGCCGGGCTGA
- a CDS encoding GTPase family protein produces the protein MNPLLRWVGRWRALALAFWALPPLALLLAGGWWLYQQGMVFYWLLGGALCVLLGHGLMLLAARRERVCLAAAHTGPDPDWTPGAVDAWAVVEQQLAELRPEDWPLGEGMRLGLLGQQTLERVARHFHPEVEQPLLELTLPHALLVIERASHDLRLSVTEQIPFSHTLTLGMLARLYRWKGFAERLYGLYRAGRWVASPTSALLAEALSRLRSRGYALARDELYAWVLREYVRKVGYYAIALYSGRLSLDETPGAAPPRLDESARDLDRSEHESEVDEPLRILVLGRANAGKSSLINALFGSLRLATDALPGTTREPTPLRLERDGLALGLVLDTPGLEQFDDAALHAAADTADMLLWVSPAHRPDRATERARLDALRAHLAARPERPAPPLLLVLSHIDRLRPVREWAPPYDLNSAARPKAANIRAALERASADLAVAVADAVPVALLPETAYNVDDALWSALLGRLDRASRARLLRVRGARQGGEDWRLLRRQLANAGRVLLRWPGGGRDD, from the coding sequence ATGAATCCGCTGTTGCGCTGGGTGGGGCGCTGGCGCGCGCTGGCGCTGGCGTTCTGGGCGCTGCCACCGCTGGCGTTGCTGCTCGCCGGTGGCTGGTGGCTCTATCAGCAGGGCATGGTGTTCTACTGGCTCCTCGGCGGGGCGCTCTGCGTGCTGCTCGGGCACGGGCTGATGCTGCTCGCGGCGCGGCGTGAGCGCGTCTGTCTGGCCGCGGCCCACACCGGCCCCGACCCCGACTGGACCCCGGGCGCGGTCGACGCCTGGGCGGTGGTCGAGCAGCAACTCGCCGAGCTGCGCCCGGAGGACTGGCCGCTGGGCGAGGGCATGCGTCTGGGGCTGCTCGGCCAGCAGACCCTGGAGCGGGTCGCCCGTCATTTCCATCCCGAGGTCGAGCAGCCGCTGCTCGAGCTGACCCTGCCGCATGCCCTGTTGGTGATCGAGCGCGCCAGCCACGACCTGCGTCTCAGCGTGACCGAGCAGATCCCCTTCAGCCACACCCTCACCCTCGGCATGCTGGCGCGGCTCTATCGCTGGAAGGGGTTTGCCGAGCGTCTCTACGGGCTCTATCGCGCCGGGCGCTGGGTGGCCAGTCCGACCAGCGCGTTGCTCGCCGAGGCGCTGTCGCGGCTACGCAGTCGCGGCTATGCGCTGGCGCGCGACGAGCTCTATGCCTGGGTGCTGCGCGAGTATGTGCGCAAGGTCGGTTATTACGCCATCGCCCTCTACAGCGGTCGGCTCTCGCTCGACGAGACGCCGGGTGCGGCGCCGCCGCGCCTTGATGAATCGGCGCGCGACCTCGACCGCTCCGAGCACGAGTCCGAGGTCGACGAGCCGCTGCGCATCCTGGTGCTCGGGCGCGCCAACGCCGGCAAGTCGAGCCTGATCAATGCGCTCTTCGGCAGCCTGCGTCTGGCCACCGACGCCTTGCCCGGCACCACCCGCGAGCCGACCCCGCTGCGTCTCGAACGCGACGGTCTGGCGCTGGGGCTGGTACTCGACACCCCCGGGCTGGAGCAGTTCGACGACGCGGCGCTGCACGCCGCGGCCGACACCGCCGACATGCTGCTGTGGGTGAGTCCGGCGCACCGCCCCGATCGCGCCACCGAACGCGCTCGACTTGATGCCCTGCGCGCCCATCTCGCCGCGCGCCCAGAGCGCCCGGCGCCGCCCCTGTTGCTAGTGCTCTCGCACATCGATCGGTTGCGCCCGGTGCGCGAGTGGGCGCCGCCTTATGATCTCAACAGCGCCGCTCGTCCCAAGGCGGCCAACATCCGCGCCGCGCTCGAACGCGCGAGCGCCGATCTCGCCGTCGCGGTGGCCGACGCCGTCCCGGTGGCGCTGCTGCCCGAGACGGCCTACAACGTCGATGACGCGCTGTGGTCGGCCCTGCTCGGGCGGCTCGATCGCGCCAGCCGCGCACGGCTGCTACGGGTGCGTGGCGCGCGTCAGGGTGGGGAGGATTGGCGCCTGCTGCGCCGCCAGCTCGCCAACGCCGGGCGCGTCCTGCTGCGCTGGCCGGGTGGCGGGCGCGACGACTGA